Proteins encoded together in one Onychomys torridus chromosome 1, mOncTor1.1, whole genome shotgun sequence window:
- the LOC118597729 gene encoding paraneoplastic antigen-like protein 8A translates to MSEPRAMSLLEDWCKGMGLDIHRSLLVTGIPEDCGHAEIEETLNGILLPLGTYRVLNKIFLRQENVKAALVEVSEGVNLSSVPREFPGRGGVWKVVCRDPTQDAEFLKNLNEFLDAEGRTWEDVVRLLRLNPSFPNPNQPPPNWAEAVGLLLGAVVQVIFYKDSEIRSREEEARVTEEAAEAELMATRASTARRRVKKEPGLGVEVGSACKMEDHGDPPKPLVRRAGGKIRSRRRKQKKNPKQEPLFWRKPQSNNYNNRVGAEAEAAQSSEVPESEKSNKKPIVKQEETVWKKKRVWKDPSDLPQSTLPAAESPANLEDSDQDGGPESPPKKRTATWASNKIPAPMRKKKKMSLGSLSYVLVDSEATKNKQLIPKKGSGSRRAMSAQRAPEGPQPADASPSTSRARKMKPGGFPRDSKDSRQL, encoded by the exons ATGTCGGAGCCCAGGGCCATGAGCCTGCTGGAAGACTGGTGCAAGGGTATGGGACTGGATATCCATAGGTCTCTGTTGGTCACTGGCATCCCTGAGGACTGTGGTCATGCAGAAATCGAGGAGACCTTGAATGGGATCCTCTTGCCACTGGGCACATACCGCGTGCTCAACAAAATTTTTTTGCGGCAAGAGAACGTCAAGGCTGCGCTTGTTGAGGTTAGCGAGGGTGTGAATCTGAGCTCTGTACCCCGCGAGTTCCCGGGGAGGGGCGGTGTCTGGAAAGTGGTCTGTAGAGACCCCACCCAGGAcgctgagtttttaaaaaatctgaacgAATTCCTGGATGCTGAAGGGCGCACTTGGGAGGATGTGGTGCGCCTCTTGAGGCTTAACCCATCATTCCCGAACCCAAACCAGCCTCCACCGAACTGGGCAGAAGCCGTGGGGCTGCTCCTGGGCGCGGTGGTACAGGTTATCTTCTACAAGGACTCTGAAATCCGCAGTAGGGAGGAGGAAGCTAGGGTTACTGAGGAGGCTGCTGAGGCTGAGTTGATGGCGACTAGGGCTTCAACAGCGAGGAGGAGGGTAAAGAAGGAACCCGGGCTGGGCGTAGAGGTGGGATCGGCTTGCAAGATGGAGGACCATGGTGACCCTCCAAAACCTCTAGTTCGCAGGGCTGGAGGTAAGATTCGCtccaggagaaggaagcagaaaaaaaatcctaagcaAGAACCACTATTCTGGAGAAAACCCCAAAGTAACAATTATAACAATAGGGTAGGTGCTGAAGCTGAGGCTGCCCAAAGCTCAGAGGTCCCAGAGTCGGAGAAGAGCAACAAAAAACCCATTGTGAAGCAGGAGGAGACcgtttggaagaagaaaagagtctGGAAGGATCCCAGTGATCTTCCTCAGAGTACGCTGCCCGCTGCAGAGAGCCCTGCGAATCTGGAGGACTCAGATCAAGATGGTGGTCCCGAGAGCCCTCCAAAGAAGAGAACCGCTACCTGGGCCTCAAACAAGATCCCTGCTCccatgaggaagaagaagaagatgagctTGGGCTCTCTCTCTTATGTTCTGGTTGATTCTGAAGCCACCAAGAACAAACAGCTGATTCCCAAGAAAGGGTCTGGTTCTAGAAGGGCCATGTCGGCTCAAAGGGCTCCTGAGGGGCCCCAGCCTGCTGATGCATCGCCTTCAACATCCAGGGCTCGGAAGATGAAGCCAGGAGGCTTCCCTCGGGACTCCAAAG ATTCCAGACAGCTATGA
- the Pnma8b gene encoding paraneoplastic antigen-like protein 8B has translation MAMNLLQDWCKELEVEVHRALLITGIPEHLQQADIEATLRPNLQPLGSYRLRTVRSVTKEKAQAALVEFGADIDHSAIPIHIRGDNGIWKILSKDRGQDARVLRQMRRLLLDERPMDDFREIAIPLVLEAQAQAKGLGKEAKKAGSSEGAPRHGRRGRRGGKRRSRTHRFTAQKGKKRGRGGRRARSESEDSSDDSLGIVIEEIYAEDLSVDEDQRALYATLQAAAKELTKKWAFRGDQDEGDGPREFLALVTVTDKAKKEEIEKDLPGTESICLNIKDEKSGVPDLVALLAVRDTPVVDVDSEGEEEDEDAEEEEEDADDDDDDSDDDGESLENVERGKEGVDNPEFVAIVAYTDPADLSAREEMLKIASVIETLGWGDKKDKKDVLPQVLSVMNKDTSGPRVKVEEAGRQVDAMVLRKAEEDGNLLECISTLAEAENSTKGKKSGLGLLRGWTAEGHQGGLLELVALLAAQDMVESVKEEEASRWGGGGSGGRKCDHSQGGLSDVLAFLASQENLESNEDSDDDSDTASEEDSDDTDSEESEPGDSVSKKPRAKRARTGSKGLAPAGATALSTASRARKPRRGGRGRGRGVTPEKKAGSGAATEDHAGNNTNKKKKGSAGTGARARAGEAKGQPVAVPKSTRGKKARRGPRRAPKCR, from the coding sequence ATGGCCATGAACCTTCTGCAAGATTGGTGCAAGGAGCTGGAAGTGGAGGTCCACAGGGCCCTGCTGATCACGGGCATCCCTGAGCACCTGCAGCAGGCGGACATCGAAGCCACCCTGAGGCCGAACTTGCAACCCCTGGGCAGCTACAGGCTTCGGACTGTGAGATCTGTGACCAAGGAGAAGGCTCAGGCCGCCTTGGTGGAGTTTGGGGCAGACATAGACCACTCTGCCATCCCCATTCACATCCGGGGAGATAATGGAATCTGGAAGATCCTGAGTAAGGACCGCGGGCAAGATGCGCGGGTCCTTAGGCAGATGAGGCGCCTGTTGCTAGATGAAAGGCCCATGGATGACTTCAGAGAAATAGCCATCCCTCTGGTATTggaggcccaggcccaggccaaGGGGTTGGGGAAGGAGGCCAAGAAGGCTGGCTCCTCCGAAGGGGCACCCAGGCACGGCCGTCGGGGCCGTCGGGGAGGCAAGCGCAGATCTAGAACCCACAGGTTCACGGCTCAGAAGGGCAAGAAGAGGGGCCGGGGAGGGCGCCGCGCCAGGAGTGAGTCGGAAGACTCATCCGATGACAGCCTGGGTATTGTCATAGAGGAGatctatgcagaggacctgagcgtAGATGAGGACCAGAGGGCCCTGTATGCCACGCTCCAAGCAGCTGCCAAAGAGCTCACCAAGAAGTGGGCCTTCCGGGGAGACCAAGATGAAGGAGATGGCCCCCGAGAGTTCTTGGCACTTGTCACTGTCACCGACAAAGCTAAGAAGGAAGAGATCGAGAAAGACCTTCCTGGTACAGAGTCCATCTGCTTAAACATCAAAGATGAAAAGAGTGGGGTCCCTGATTTAGTTGCGCTCCTGGCTGTAAGAGATACCCCGGTAGTGGATGTAGATAgcgagggggaagaggaagatgaagatgcagaagaggaagaagaagatgcagacgatgatgatgatgattccgACGACGACGGCGAGTCTCTGGAAAATGTAGAGCGAGGAAAAGAAGGGGTGGACAACCCGGAGTTTGTGGCGATCGTGGCTTATACCGACCCCGCTGACCTCTCTGCCAGGGAGGAAATGCTCAAAATCGCTTCTGTGATTGAGACCCTAGGCTGGGGcgataaaaaagacaaaaaagatgtCCTTCCTCAAGTCCTGTCTGTCATGAACAAGGACACCTCTGGGCCCAGAGTGAAGGTAGAGGAGGCCGGCCGTCAGGTGGACGCCATGGTCCTGAGGAAGGCGGAGGAAGATGGGAATCTTCTGGAATGTATCTCTACCTTGGCGGAAGCAGAGAACAGCACTAAGGGAAAGAAGTCTGGACTGGGTCTCCTCAGAGGGTGGACCGCTGAGGGCCACCAGGGTGGCCTCCTGGAGCTGGTGGCACTCCTGGCTGCGCAAGATATGGTGGAGTCAGTgaaagaggaagaagccagcaggtggggcggtggtggcagtggcggcagGAAGTGTGATCATAGCCAAGGCGGCTTATCCGACGTCCTGGCTTTCCTGGCCTCCCAGGAGAACCTAGAATCCAACGAGGACTCGGATGACGATTCAGACACAGCGTCTGAGGAAGATTCAGACGACACCGACAGCGAAGAGTCAGAACCCGGCGACAGCGTGTCCAAGAAGCCCCGCGCCAAGAGAGCGCGCACCGGCTCCAAAGGCCTGGCTCCTGCTGGCGCCACCGCGCTCTCCACCGCATCCAGGGCACGCAAACCCCGCAGGGGTGGCCGCGGTCGTGGCCGGGGCGTCACTCCAGAGAAGAAAGCGGGGAGCGGGGCTGCAACCGAAGACCACGCGGGCAACAACACcaacaagaagaagaagggatctgCGGGCACCGGGGCCCGTGCCAGGGCTGGCGAGGCCAAGGGACAGCCAGTTGCTGTTCCCAAGTCTACCCGCGGGAAGAAAGCACGTCGGGGCCCAAGGCGGGCGCCCAAATGCCGTTAG